Proteins found in one Brevibacillus brevis genomic segment:
- the dmpG gene encoding 4-hydroxy-2-oxovalerate aldolase, giving the protein MTRDIVITEVALRDGSHAINHQFTVEQVVEVARALDEANVPYIEVSHGDGLAGSSLQYGLSRTPELELIEAAVSVCKQAKVGVLLLPGIGTIKDLKTASGLGVGMARIATHATEADVSAQHIYQAKELGLTTVGFLMMAHMAAPEKLAEQAGLMQSYGADVVYIVDSAGVLLPDQAGERVRALKQCLNIPIGFHAHNNLSLAMANTLVAIQEGATWIDGSVRCLGAGAGNTQTEVLLAVLDRMGIQTGVDLYKMMDLAEDIVSPILQVPQEITRDALVLGYAGVYSSFRLHAERAARKFGIDSRDILIELGKRKVVGGQEDMILDVAAEIAQRYSSTKMI; this is encoded by the coding sequence ATGACTCGTGATATTGTGATCACTGAAGTAGCGCTTCGAGATGGAAGCCATGCGATCAATCACCAGTTTACCGTGGAGCAAGTAGTCGAAGTGGCGCGCGCATTAGATGAAGCAAACGTACCGTATATTGAAGTCTCCCATGGAGATGGATTGGCCGGATCGTCCCTGCAATATGGTCTGTCCAGAACCCCCGAGCTGGAGCTGATCGAGGCTGCTGTTTCCGTTTGTAAACAAGCGAAAGTGGGCGTGCTCCTGCTGCCGGGAATCGGCACGATCAAAGATTTGAAGACAGCCTCAGGACTAGGGGTAGGCATGGCACGAATCGCCACACATGCGACCGAAGCGGACGTTTCCGCTCAGCATATTTATCAAGCGAAAGAGCTTGGCTTGACGACAGTTGGCTTTTTGATGATGGCGCATATGGCTGCTCCGGAAAAACTGGCGGAGCAAGCTGGACTCATGCAAAGCTATGGAGCCGATGTCGTGTACATCGTCGATTCTGCTGGCGTTCTGCTACCTGATCAAGCAGGGGAACGAGTCCGAGCATTGAAGCAATGTCTGAATATTCCCATTGGCTTCCATGCACACAATAATTTGTCTTTAGCCATGGCCAATACGCTCGTCGCCATTCAAGAGGGTGCCACCTGGATTGACGGCAGTGTTCGGTGCTTGGGTGCAGGTGCGGGCAATACACAGACCGAGGTTCTCCTAGCTGTGCTGGATCGAATGGGCATTCAGACGGGCGTCGATTTGTACAAAATGATGGATCTGGCGGAGGATATCGTGTCGCCGATTCTTCAAGTACCTCAGGAAATTACCAGAGACGCTCTCGTTCTCGGATACGCGGGTGTTTATTCCAGTTTCCGGCTTCATGCCGAGCGTGCAGCCAGGAAATTCGGTATCGATTCCCGGGATATTTTGATCGAGCTGGGAAAACGAAAGGTCGTGGGCGGACAAGAAGACATGATCTTGGATGTCGCAGCGGAAATCGCCCAACGGTACAGCTCTACCAAAATGATTTAG
- a CDS encoding 2-keto-4-pentenoate hydratase: MQSELLYKRLAQKLVDAELNREEVVKLTAEYPDLTVEDGYRIQNELVSLKLEQGHRIFASKMGLTSQAKMKQMNVHEPIRGYIFDYMNIEDGILPINELIHPKVEAEIAFVLREDLEGPGITEAHVLAATDYVVPALEIIDSRYAQFQFTLPDVIADNTSSSRVFIGSTWRKPDELELDLVGVTLSINGELKDLGAGAAVLGHPARSVAMLANMLAREGRKLQKGDLILSGGITGSHQLREGDVVSAKWGGLGSMEFVVKMG, from the coding sequence GTGCAATCGGAACTATTATACAAAAGGCTAGCTCAGAAGCTGGTGGATGCGGAGTTGAATAGGGAGGAGGTTGTGAAGCTGACAGCCGAATACCCCGATCTGACCGTGGAAGATGGATATCGTATCCAAAATGAGCTTGTCTCCCTCAAGCTTGAGCAGGGTCATCGAATCTTTGCCTCTAAAATGGGTTTGACCAGTCAGGCAAAAATGAAGCAGATGAATGTGCACGAACCGATTCGGGGCTATATTTTTGACTATATGAATATCGAGGACGGGATTCTGCCGATCAATGAATTGATTCATCCCAAGGTGGAAGCGGAAATTGCCTTTGTTTTGCGTGAGGATTTGGAAGGACCGGGCATCACGGAGGCTCATGTTCTGGCAGCCACTGACTATGTGGTTCCCGCTCTGGAGATTATCGACAGCAGGTATGCGCAGTTCCAGTTTACCTTGCCGGATGTCATTGCGGACAATACTTCGTCTTCCCGTGTATTTATCGGGTCGACATGGAGAAAGCCTGATGAACTTGAACTCGATTTGGTTGGCGTTACCCTTTCGATCAATGGCGAGCTCAAAGACTTGGGGGCTGGTGCGGCAGTTCTCGGTCATCCAGCCCGCTCAGTCGCAATGCTGGCGAATATGCTTGCTCGCGAAGGTCGCAAGCTGCAAAAGGGAGATTTGATTTTGTCCGGGGGCATTACCGGTTCCCATCAGCTACGGGAAGGAGATGTCGTAAGTGCCAAATGGGGTGGCCTCGGAAGTATGGAGTTCGTAGTGAAAATGGGTTAG
- a CDS encoding TetR/AcrR family transcriptional regulator — MNKSEATRQKILETTTWLIGQYGIEKASLSMIAHSVGIQKPSIYYYYSSKEELIDAVFAWILEGYSFEQYFQIHEYTKKNFVEKMVRDGLQLLVEETTDTQMLVVQVLNEFLIYGSRESSHNKEYRLKIKAVQEGFIDGFFRLLQKGEEFGHTDSKGLREKACVLALTLDNLSNYPLIGIQLDVSAVWRETITSVLSKKGDFT; from the coding sequence ATGAATAAAAGCGAAGCAACACGACAAAAAATTCTTGAAACGACCACATGGTTGATCGGACAGTATGGAATTGAAAAAGCCTCCCTTTCCATGATTGCTCATTCTGTAGGCATACAGAAGCCATCCATCTATTATTATTACTCTTCGAAAGAGGAACTAATAGACGCTGTTTTCGCTTGGATTTTAGAAGGGTATAGTTTTGAACAATACTTTCAAATTCATGAGTATACGAAAAAGAATTTTGTAGAGAAGATGGTTCGTGACGGCTTGCAATTATTGGTTGAAGAGACTACAGATACACAAATGCTTGTTGTACAGGTATTAAATGAGTTTCTTATATATGGGAGCCGAGAATCTTCCCATAATAAAGAGTACCGATTAAAAATTAAGGCCGTACAGGAAGGCTTTATTGACGGTTTTTTTCGATTACTACAAAAAGGGGAAGAATTTGGTCATACGGATTCAAAAGGCTTGCGTGAAAAAGCATGTGTACTAGCGTTAACACTCGATAACTTATCAAATTATCCGTTGATTGGCATTCAACTGGATGTTTCAGCTGTATGGAGAGAAACCATTACAAGCGTATTATCTAAAAAAGGAGACTTTACATGA
- a CDS encoding DUF1273 domain-containing protein translates to MLKRLFVSGYKAHELGIFNEKNPGLAIIKKALKRELARFLEEELEWVIISGQLGVEMWAAETVLELKKEYPHLKLAVITPFLNQEEKWKEETQDYYRNIVMQADYINSVYQTPYQGAWQLGEKDKFLLANSDGILLVYDEENEGSPKFLSKLAAKKADTGDYQLFRINAYDLQTIAEEQQQELYNDNF, encoded by the coding sequence ATGTTAAAACGGTTATTTGTATCAGGATACAAGGCTCACGAGCTTGGCATTTTCAATGAAAAAAATCCGGGCTTAGCGATAATTAAGAAAGCACTGAAGCGGGAACTCGCAAGATTCCTTGAAGAAGAATTGGAATGGGTCATCATATCAGGTCAACTAGGGGTAGAAATGTGGGCAGCCGAAACTGTTCTGGAATTGAAAAAGGAGTATCCGCATCTAAAACTGGCGGTAATTACTCCGTTTTTGAATCAAGAGGAAAAGTGGAAGGAAGAGACCCAGGATTACTACCGAAATATTGTGATGCAAGCTGATTATATCAATAGTGTCTATCAAACTCCTTATCAGGGAGCTTGGCAGCTTGGAGAGAAAGACAAATTCTTGCTAGCCAATTCTGACGGTATCTTGTTAGTTTACGATGAAGAAAACGAAGGCTCCCCGAAATTTCTAAGTAAGCTCGCCGCAAAAAAAGCGGATACGGGCGATTATCAGTTGTTTCGAATTAACGCATATGACTTACAGACCATAGCAGAGGAACAGCAACAAGAATTATACAATGACAACTTCTAA
- a CDS encoding FMN-binding glutamate synthase family protein → MGSKWMSFDIGSFTGTMTAILFSGILALIFSRSLLQWIIGRFTKRLMNERYPENIWEMVTALTRLSPRIVIENSLRASEGAVIERPFGSPRKFLTYDGLIFSPAQLATLVTPEDVDVDMRITIGPQAKKPLSLEIPIMAGGMGYGIGVSEKAKIAIAKGTAAVGTLTNTGEGGFLPEERQNAKHLIIQYHSGKWSKEPEILKQADAIEIHIGQGAIAGAATFIPSEYVQGRARKILKVENDDYVVIPSRHKDINKPQDLRKVVDHLRALTGGIPIGVKICASAKIEADLEVAIFAGVDFVSIDGGQAGSKGGPPILEDDFGIPTIYAVSRAVQYLQKRGVKERITLLSGGGYFTPSDCLKAFALGVDGVYMGTALLWAMTHDQVTKAVPWEPPTQLVFYPGSLTAQFDEQEAAKYLENFLTSFVEEMKVAILALGKTSVHQVGVDDLAALDELTSKITKVPLAYEPYIPTKEFMESLLVPSENDSDQSMPDPSEQSNENKKKQFFLKHRNRLKTTQTRSDPK, encoded by the coding sequence ATGGGAAGTAAATGGATGTCTTTTGACATCGGATCATTTACGGGTACAATGACAGCCATTCTATTTTCAGGAATTCTAGCTCTTATTTTTTCAAGGTCGTTGCTGCAATGGATCATTGGCCGGTTCACGAAGCGGCTCATGAATGAACGGTATCCCGAAAACATTTGGGAAATGGTAACAGCACTGACTCGCCTGTCACCAAGAATTGTGATTGAAAATAGCTTGCGCGCTTCAGAAGGGGCAGTTATAGAAAGACCATTTGGGAGTCCGCGTAAATTTCTTACTTACGACGGACTTATCTTTTCACCGGCACAACTGGCCACGTTAGTTACCCCTGAAGATGTAGATGTAGATATGCGGATTACCATCGGGCCTCAGGCAAAAAAACCTTTATCTCTGGAAATACCCATTATGGCAGGAGGAATGGGATATGGGATTGGTGTGTCAGAGAAAGCAAAGATAGCGATTGCAAAAGGAACCGCTGCGGTCGGCACTTTAACAAATACGGGTGAAGGGGGATTTTTACCCGAAGAGAGACAAAACGCCAAACATTTAATTATTCAATACCACAGCGGCAAGTGGTCAAAAGAGCCAGAAATTCTCAAACAGGCCGATGCGATTGAAATCCATATCGGCCAAGGAGCCATTGCGGGTGCGGCAACTTTTATCCCTTCGGAGTACGTTCAAGGAAGAGCCAGAAAAATCTTGAAGGTGGAGAATGATGATTATGTCGTCATTCCTTCCAGGCATAAGGATATCAATAAACCACAAGATCTTCGCAAAGTAGTTGATCATCTGCGCGCCCTTACTGGTGGAATCCCCATTGGAGTTAAAATATGTGCAAGCGCAAAGATTGAAGCCGATTTGGAAGTCGCCATTTTTGCTGGGGTTGATTTTGTAAGCATTGACGGCGGACAGGCAGGATCTAAGGGCGGACCTCCCATCCTGGAAGACGATTTTGGAATCCCCACCATTTATGCTGTTTCACGTGCCGTACAATACTTACAAAAACGCGGGGTGAAGGAAAGAATTACCTTGTTAAGCGGAGGAGGATACTTCACGCCATCTGATTGCCTAAAAGCATTTGCGTTAGGTGTTGATGGTGTCTATATGGGGACGGCTCTCTTGTGGGCAATGACGCATGATCAGGTAACAAAAGCAGTTCCTTGGGAACCTCCTACTCAACTTGTTTTTTATCCAGGAAGTTTAACTGCTCAATTTGATGAGCAAGAAGCAGCAAAGTATTTAGAGAACTTTCTTACGTCGTTTGTGGAAGAAATGAAGGTCGCAATTCTTGCATTGGGAAAAACATCTGTTCATCAAGTTGGCGTTGATGATCTTGCAGCCCTTGATGAATTGACGAGCAAGATAACAAAAGTTCCTCTTGCCTATGAACCGTATATCCCGACAAAAGAGTTTATGGAATCGCTTTTGGTTCCGAGCGAGAATGACAGTGATCAATCGATGCCTGATCCCTCCGAACAGAGTAACGAAAACAAGAAGAAGCAGTTTTTCTTAAAACATAGAAACCGCTTGAAAACAACTCAGACCAGATCGGATCCAAAGTAG
- a CDS encoding aspartate aminotransferase family protein, translated as MKEKNHFILSEGDVNHSRSRNEWQNSYLNDQTKQILEDDKRYFLHQSLSTPCLNVVSECEGIFLTDEQGRDIMDFHGNAVHQVGYRNPAVIKAMKDALDLLPFSPRRYTNKWAVQLAKELTSLTDNQLSKVLFAPGATSAIGMALKLARLATGKHKVISMWDSFHGASLDAISIGGEKLFRKGLEPLLPGTIHVPSIDSYRPLWEGHSGDPIQLVKYIEYTIEKDGEIGAIVMETIRNTDVQIPPKVFYQELRRVCDRHGVLLILDETPIGLGRTGKMFAYEHYDIIPDIVVLGKGLGGGVFPLAAMLAKEELDIASETALGHYTHEKSPVGAAASSAVISYLKDNNLVERTAYLEQLLNKRLNELKEKYIQIGDIRGIGLLFAVELVKDRTSKERAYEEADRIMYTCLKKGLSFKVSKGNVIQLCPPLTITEEELEKAIQILDDSFAEVIQ; from the coding sequence ATGAAGGAGAAAAATCATTTCATCTTATCTGAAGGGGATGTCAATCATTCACGTAGTAGAAATGAATGGCAGAATTCTTACCTTAATGATCAAACGAAACAGATTTTAGAGGATGACAAGCGTTATTTTTTACATCAGTCATTATCGACACCATGTCTTAATGTTGTTTCGGAATGTGAAGGAATATTTCTAACAGATGAACAAGGTCGAGACATCATGGATTTTCATGGTAACGCCGTCCATCAAGTTGGCTATCGCAATCCAGCTGTTATAAAGGCAATGAAAGACGCATTAGATTTGCTTCCGTTTTCACCTCGCAGATATACAAATAAATGGGCTGTTCAACTTGCAAAAGAACTGACTTCATTAACAGACAATCAACTGTCGAAGGTACTGTTTGCACCTGGAGCTACTTCGGCGATCGGTATGGCCCTAAAGCTTGCACGCCTAGCAACTGGAAAGCATAAAGTGATTTCGATGTGGGATTCTTTTCACGGTGCGTCACTTGATGCCATTTCAATTGGGGGTGAGAAACTCTTTCGTAAAGGTTTAGAACCGTTACTGCCTGGTACAATTCACGTACCTTCCATTGATTCATATCGTCCTTTATGGGAAGGACATTCAGGTGATCCTATCCAACTGGTTAAGTATATTGAATACACGATTGAAAAAGATGGGGAAATTGGCGCAATTGTGATGGAGACTATTCGAAATACAGATGTTCAAATCCCACCAAAAGTGTTCTATCAAGAACTTCGCCGTGTTTGTGATCGACATGGTGTGCTTCTTATTCTTGATGAAACACCTATTGGTCTTGGTAGAACAGGAAAAATGTTTGCTTATGAACATTACGATATTATTCCCGATATTGTCGTGTTAGGGAAAGGACTCGGCGGTGGGGTGTTTCCATTGGCAGCTATGCTTGCAAAGGAAGAGCTTGATATTGCATCTGAGACAGCTCTAGGTCATTATACACATGAGAAAAGTCCAGTTGGTGCAGCTGCTTCATCCGCTGTTATATCATATCTAAAAGATAATAATTTGGTAGAGCGCACAGCCTATCTTGAACAATTATTAAACAAACGATTAAATGAACTGAAAGAAAAATATATACAAATTGGGGATATTCGCGGGATTGGACTTCTTTTTGCCGTTGAACTTGTCAAAGATCGCACCTCCAAAGAACGTGCATATGAAGAAGCTGATCGGATCATGTATACATGTTTAAAAAAAGGATTAAGTTTCAAAGTATCAAAAGGGAATGTTATTCAATTATGTCCTCCACTTACGATAACAGAAGAAGAGTTAGAGAAAGCCATACAAATTCTTGACGATTCGTTTGCTGAAGTAATTCAATAG
- a CDS encoding glycoside hydrolase family 5 protein, whose protein sequence is MKKVASILSIVISTLMVGSFGGQYAMAQVHPMVHSPISMINVPISPWDYQKRLGKGIDVDWSKTSKGRLYYSSQTVQDFKEAGVSHVRIRIADQADEKLLQGLDKQIEDCLNAGIIPIIAYQADEFKNEPTEQNIQLVVDWWTKVAERYKDTSHLLAFDLLIEATDALNKQPEKLNQIFERLVTEIRKTNPTRIIMISPRLRSDADYLKELVIPSQHNNYLMAEWHFYASGPSKTNERKLWTTGTDAEKKLITDKINTALEWQTAQKIPTWVGAWMPGNYNDGNDYSIEEQTVFAKFMTSQLKAAGIPFAVNSDTKYYDRENNSWIETMQPVFNTIFHGTPPSGKPNDSTEIPQKPDMPNVHVGFNAKGSLDIEGQSRFLREQLHAMKKQGIKTEKIWLRLQGGSISQKTYPKDWSDKDIRQWATIQKEFGVPLVFVVNFNDSPENQLKFFKRLQDHGLNFSFIELGNEQYLPKFAESEVGEFKQVTKRTAEMTPQKYIKMSNEYIKAFTSIGLPFYVQFAPEKVDKIITGVWNNAIAQAINDHVFLTENIHGTIHLYERDGDGSLNAKQIGEVKRLVNRPMNIAITEFGVVDKRGKLSMQQLIAQEKNLTTRILHQLEKGDLLLNQVLYTDYKEVGAAVLHPKYDGITPKGKAIMELFKKLW, encoded by the coding sequence ATGAAGAAGGTTGCAAGTATTCTTTCAATCGTAATTAGCACCTTGATGGTCGGTTCTTTTGGCGGTCAATACGCAATGGCACAAGTACATCCGATGGTCCACTCGCCTATATCCATGATAAATGTACCTATATCTCCTTGGGACTATCAAAAGCGTCTAGGAAAAGGGATAGATGTGGATTGGTCAAAAACAAGCAAGGGCAGATTGTATTATTCATCCCAGACCGTCCAAGACTTCAAGGAAGCGGGAGTTTCTCATGTCCGCATTCGTATTGCTGATCAAGCGGATGAGAAACTATTGCAAGGTCTAGACAAGCAAATCGAGGATTGCCTCAATGCGGGGATCATACCCATCATTGCCTATCAAGCTGATGAATTTAAAAATGAACCTACCGAGCAAAATATTCAATTGGTAGTGGATTGGTGGACGAAGGTTGCCGAACGTTATAAAGATACATCTCATCTTCTTGCTTTCGATCTGTTAATCGAGGCAACGGATGCACTAAATAAGCAACCTGAAAAACTCAATCAAATTTTTGAAAGGTTGGTTACTGAAATCAGAAAAACAAATCCAACTCGAATCATCATGATTTCGCCACGCCTTCGCTCTGACGCAGATTATTTGAAAGAGCTCGTCATTCCATCACAGCACAATAACTACCTGATGGCAGAATGGCATTTTTATGCGTCCGGTCCAAGTAAAACGAATGAAAGAAAGCTATGGACAACAGGAACAGATGCAGAGAAGAAATTAATAACGGATAAAATTAATACCGCCCTAGAGTGGCAAACAGCACAGAAGATCCCAACCTGGGTAGGTGCCTGGATGCCTGGAAATTACAATGACGGCAATGATTACAGCATTGAGGAACAAACTGTATTTGCAAAATTTATGACGTCACAGTTGAAGGCAGCAGGCATCCCTTTTGCTGTCAACTCGGACACAAAATATTACGATCGGGAGAACAATAGCTGGATTGAAACTATGCAACCTGTTTTCAACACCATTTTTCATGGAACACCCCCATCCGGTAAGCCCAACGATTCGACCGAAATCCCCCAAAAACCTGATATGCCAAATGTGCATGTCGGATTTAATGCAAAGGGCAGTCTAGATATTGAGGGACAATCGCGTTTTTTGCGGGAGCAGTTGCATGCTATGAAGAAGCAAGGTATCAAAACAGAAAAGATATGGTTGCGTCTTCAAGGTGGTAGTATCTCCCAAAAAACATACCCGAAGGATTGGTCTGATAAAGATATTCGCCAATGGGCAACAATTCAGAAGGAATTCGGCGTTCCGCTTGTCTTTGTGGTAAATTTCAATGATTCGCCCGAAAATCAATTAAAATTTTTTAAACGGCTACAGGATCATGGTTTGAATTTCTCCTTTATCGAACTTGGAAACGAGCAGTATTTACCAAAGTTTGCTGAATCAGAAGTAGGTGAGTTTAAGCAAGTTACCAAAAGAACCGCTGAAATGACACCGCAAAAATATATAAAAATGAGTAATGAGTACATCAAGGCGTTTACATCCATTGGCTTGCCTTTTTATGTGCAATTTGCTCCCGAGAAAGTAGACAAGATAATAACTGGGGTCTGGAATAACGCGATAGCACAGGCGATAAACGATCATGTCTTTTTAACAGAAAATATTCACGGGACGATTCATTTATATGAAAGAGATGGAGACGGTAGCCTGAATGCCAAGCAAATTGGAGAAGTGAAAAGACTTGTCAATCGCCCGATGAACATAGCCATTACGGAATTCGGAGTAGTCGATAAACGCGGCAAACTGTCTATGCAACAACTCATTGCACAAGAGAAAAATTTGACAACGAGAATTTTGCATCAACTTGAAAAAGGCGATTTGCTTTTGAATCAAGTGCTGTATACAGATTATAAAGAGGTTGGAGCAGCAGTACTCCATCCCAAATACGATGGAATAACACCGAAAGGAAAAGCGATCATGGAGCTTTTCAAAAAGCTCTGGTAA
- a CDS encoding GntR family transcriptional regulator: protein MITRKYDSLKDHVYKYIASRIQNGTLLPNHKINEAEICEKLEVSRTPVREALIQLSSDNLLEYIPRRGFLVKELNTKEKLDVFAVIGSLDALAARLSMEFITDSDMSMMEEYIRKIDVSIQENNYDDYQKYQTAFHKVYIDKCNNHTLITMMESLQNSFIRQSYLSNDSEKLYVILKQMNDQHKQILRYFKERDSDALANLIQFHHWKIEHPEMI, encoded by the coding sequence ATGATTACTCGCAAATACGACTCATTAAAAGACCACGTATACAAATATATTGCTTCGCGAATCCAGAATGGAACATTGCTGCCAAATCACAAGATTAATGAAGCAGAGATCTGTGAAAAGCTGGAGGTCAGCAGGACTCCCGTTCGGGAAGCACTCATCCAGTTGTCCTCGGATAATCTCCTGGAGTATATTCCGAGACGCGGCTTTCTCGTAAAGGAACTAAATACGAAAGAAAAGTTGGATGTATTCGCCGTCATTGGTTCATTGGATGCCTTGGCTGCACGGTTGTCAATGGAGTTTATCACGGACAGTGATATGTCCATGATGGAGGAGTATATACGGAAAATTGATGTGTCGATCCAAGAGAACAATTACGATGATTATCAAAAATATCAAACCGCTTTCCATAAGGTGTACATCGACAAGTGCAACAACCATACACTGATTACGATGATGGAATCATTGCAAAACAGTTTTATTCGGCAGTCCTATTTGAGCAACGACTCGGAAAAACTGTATGTCATCTTAAAACAAATGAACGACCAACATAAACAGATCTTGCGTTATTTTAAAGAACGAGATTCAGATGCTTTGGCGAACTTGATCCAATTCCATCACTGGAAGATTGAGCATCCTGAGATGATTTAA
- a CDS encoding cystathionine gamma-synthase family protein encodes MKKIDNSNSLMGTKTVWAGEKEFSVFGSTQVPVVLSVAYGYDDVDEWYDVAIGNKPGHIYNRMTNPTVQAFEEKLRTLEGAERAIAFSSGMAAISSTLYTFLRPGDRVVSIKDTYGGTNKIFTEFLPNINVDVVLCNTGNQEEIETEIQKGCQLLYLESPTNPTLKIVDIEHLAKLAKSVGALVVIDNTIATPINQNPLLLGVDLVIHSATKFLSGHADALGGVVCGSQQLMEKVYHYREINGATMDPWSAYLILRGMKTLKLRVEQQAKSAMEVARFLQKQECVEAVYYPGLESHKNHEVAKRQMSGFGGILSFVLKGEMEAIKVFLPHLRLGNRAGNLGAVETIYGPARTTSHVECTLEERMALGISEGLVRMSVGIEDTEDLISDLEQALNYLASQMNKTAL; translated from the coding sequence ATGAAAAAAATCGATAATTCCAACAGTCTAATGGGTACAAAAACGGTTTGGGCTGGCGAAAAGGAGTTTAGTGTTTTTGGTTCTACACAAGTCCCTGTCGTGTTAAGTGTAGCTTATGGATATGATGATGTGGATGAATGGTATGACGTAGCGATCGGGAATAAACCAGGCCATATATACAATCGCATGACCAACCCAACTGTTCAGGCCTTTGAAGAAAAACTGAGAACGCTGGAAGGGGCCGAGCGAGCTATAGCGTTTTCATCCGGCATGGCTGCGATCAGCAGTACTTTGTATACATTTTTACGACCAGGTGACAGGGTGGTCTCCATAAAAGATACGTACGGAGGTACGAACAAAATTTTCACTGAATTTTTGCCCAATATTAATGTTGATGTTGTTTTGTGCAACACCGGCAATCAAGAAGAAATTGAAACAGAAATTCAAAAGGGCTGCCAGTTACTTTATTTGGAATCACCAACGAATCCGACATTGAAAATTGTGGACATCGAGCATTTGGCCAAGCTAGCAAAATCAGTCGGGGCATTGGTTGTTATCGACAATACGATTGCGACCCCTATAAATCAAAATCCGCTTCTACTCGGTGTTGATCTCGTTATTCACAGCGCCACCAAATTTTTAAGCGGGCATGCGGACGCATTGGGCGGAGTCGTTTGCGGTTCTCAGCAGTTGATGGAAAAAGTGTATCACTACAGAGAAATAAATGGAGCAACGATGGATCCTTGGTCCGCCTACCTCATTTTGCGGGGGATGAAAACATTAAAGCTCAGGGTAGAGCAGCAAGCGAAAAGCGCGATGGAAGTTGCCCGATTCCTGCAAAAACAAGAGTGCGTGGAAGCTGTCTATTATCCGGGATTAGAAAGCCACAAAAATCATGAGGTCGCCAAACGGCAGATGAGTGGATTCGGGGGTATTCTTAGTTTTGTTCTGAAAGGTGAAATGGAGGCGATTAAAGTTTTTTTGCCTCATTTGCGGTTAGGAAACCGGGCGGGAAATTTGGGTGCTGTCGAGACGATTTATGGCCCAGCTAGGACGACCAGCCATGTGGAATGCACGCTTGAGGAGAGGATGGCCTTGGGGATTTCTGAAGGATTGGTTCGTATGTCGGTTGGGATTGAAGATACGGAAGATTTGATTTCGGATCTCGAACAGGCATTGAACTATTTGGCTTCACAGATGAACAAAACAGCATTGTAG